TTAGTGCTCTAAACTCAGAGCAAGCAAATGTGCTCAAACACTAGCTGCAGCTGCCGAATAAGTGCAGCCGATCAGGCTGGAATTCGTTCAACTACAGCCCACAaatcagctcaagctcaactACGCATATCCTTGCCTTACTGATTGAATCTAATCACCCCCGGAGAACATTAGCTTGTGCACTATAACAACCGGAGAAGCATGAATTGCGCGCACAAATCTAGAATTCAGCGAGAGGAGCTCGGAGTATACTAGTACCTGGTCCTGATAGGATCCGTCGACGAGCAGAAGGGAGAAAAAAGAGAGCAGCGCGAAGAGGAGAAGGGACGCCAGGTGCCCAGCACAGCAAAGCATCCTCGAAGTTCCCAGATCCCTTCGGCGCGTGGCTGGAGCTCAGCACGATGAGCTCCGGGCGACGGCAGGATAGAAAGCGGCGGCGCGGGGCCGAAGCAGGGGTAGAGGAAGCAAAGGCGACGCGAGCGCGGCGCTCGCTTTGGGCAGAGTCAGGGGCAGCGGGAACCCGGTCGCCGGAGCAGAGGTTCGTCAGCCGCCGGAACGCTTGCTTTGGCCTGCCGGAGAGTGTGGCGACGACTGGACGGATTCAGAAACTCGCGGTGGAAGGAGAGCTGTGAGGTAAGCCCATCTCACGGCCCATCAAGCCCGCGCAGAAAGCCGAGCGTGCAGGCCGCAGGTGGTAGGCGGCAAAGGCAGAACCGCAGCACCCAGCAGCAGGGTGAAAACTATACCCATATTTTACGACCGTATTCGAGACTAAATCCATTTAGAAATATTCAGTTTTGTCCATATCTAAAttcggatattcaacatccgatatcgtatccgtatccgaatattcAAATCATATATTTATAATATCGATGTCTAATCATATCTTATCCGTTATAGTTGACAccatccgtattcgaatccaaattcagacagaaatataaaaataaacgTAATATCTGTGATATCTGTCCTATTCATTTTCATCCCTATCCGCAGCATGGTTTCCACTCTCCTCTCAGAAAAAAGGCGGCGCCATGAATTTCGCTCAGAAAAAAGGAAAAGCGGCAGTGCGAATTTCATGTCTCATGGTTTAGTTCTCCAATGGATCAAAGAAAAACACCAAGGCACCGTAGTGCAAAGCTTAGGGGATGTTTCGTTACAGCGACTAATTtgttagtccctgtcacatcgaatgtttgacactaatttagagtattaaatatattttaattacaaaactaattactatggagactaatttacgagacgaatctattaagcctaattagtgcatgatttgacaatgtggtgctacagtaaatatgcgctaatgatgaattaattagacttaatagattcgtttcgtaaattagtctccatctatgtaattagttttgtaattagaatatatttaatactctaaattagtgtcaaacatTCGAGGTAACCGGAACTAAAAATTAGTCCCTGGAACCAAACACGATGCATATATTCTTATACAGGCTAGCACTCTCTTCAAATCACGGGGGTCTTGGCTGCATAACCGGGTATCGTCACATTTGATCGTATCCACCTATGCAATGCGGTGCCTGCACCCGCTCTGCAGGCTGCTGCAGCTGCTGTGCATGTGttcctccctctcgctctcctCGGCAAGGTTGCAGTGGGGATGTGACAGGAAGAGCGGCACGGTGGCCGTCGCTGTCTTGAGCTCTGCTGGCTCGGGCAGCCCGGGGAGGTGGGCTTTATTGAGGATTCGGTCAGGTTCGGGGACGGGCAGTTAGCCGGACGTGCCTATCGCATCTCTCACGGCGCGGTGTCGATGACTGGCCAGCGGAGGGAGGACGCATCCATCGGTTGCGCTCTCGTTCCTGGACTCGGACCTCGCGAGCGCCAAGAACCGTGGGGAGCAGGAGCGCCAATTGCGTCGATTCTTGCGGcgtgctctccggcgacggcggcgaTTCTCGCCATCGCGCTCTCCCGCAACGGCGGCAAAGTGCCATTCTCCACCGATCACTACGGGTGCCTAATGCTCCGAAAACACGTCCGGTGATGCTCCCAAATAATAATTAACGACTCTAGTGTCTCAGCTAGATGATTTTTTAATCGGCAAGATCATTTTCGTGTGAGAAGCATCCGTTGTGCTCACTGATTTTCGGCGACCTGGGCTGCAGCATGGAGGGTGTTCGATGAAATGTCTAGGCTGATCTCAGATGTGCAGCTCAACCAAACTCAAATTAATAGTTGCAGCATATCACTATGCATCCAACCAAACAGGAGATACAAACAATGCAATAGAGTAACGCAGTCCAACCAAACAACAATGAATTGCATTAGCTTGTGCAGGCATATCCTATGTTGTATAACTCTTAATGCAATGCAAATCTTGTGCGAGTAACCAATCAAACTTGTGTTTGGAACAACGTTGTCTAGAATATCTAATATAGGGTTTGGTTGGTTGGATACAGGATACTTGGATCTATGGACACATATGGAAATAGTAGCTCCGGCCATTCCCAATGGAGTTTCCATGCTATGACATGCCGCTCTCCAAAAATACTACTCCTTCCGTCCCAAAACAAATACAAATCTCGCACTTTGCGGAGTCTACAAATGCTAAATTCGAATAGATTTACAGGAGATAGTCTTAATATTTCTATCACTAAAAAGATTTACTATAAGAATATATCAcgtgattaatctaatgatgtccatttggtatcataaacattAATAGTTTTTATATACACTTAGTCAAATTTAAAATTGATTAACTCCTTGAAGTGTGAAATGTGATACATTTTGTGTCATATACATAGAGAATACTACTAGGAAACAATACATATAGTATCATTGGGTTGTTTCTTACTAGGAAACAATTAAGTGTTATATCAATTGTGTCGGTTAAATTTTTGTATGGTTTCAAAAACTTGTTTTTTCTTGCCCAAGATGGACGTGCAAATGATACAAAGCCATGTTACTCCTGCTATATGAAGATCAAGAACTTCATGTGAAAAgaacatcaaacaccaaaatatgGATCATGCTCATGCAGGCACTAATTTTAAACAAGCGCAGGCACTTGAAAAATTGAATAATCAGAAACAGCATTGTTCAGAGCACTCTACTGGCTTATCTCTGCTTCAGAAAGAAAATGGCTTGTGATTCAAATCGCCACCATATGTACGCATTCATATATCCATGTCTCCTAGGTTCTGATGAGATCAAAACATAGTGTGGACTGGAATCCACCACCGACACCCCAGGCTCAGGTTTGCCGGTTCTCATTCTCCCACTTGATACCAGAAGTTTAAACCTACCAACTTTCAGAAACCAAATCTTTACAATTCTTCACAAGATGGTTTCTGATCAATGTGATGTACCCAACTATGACCTTAAGATCTACCACATTTGCCTTTTCTACAACTCAGTACTTTATCAGTAACTATCAAAATTTCAAGGCATGACTGAGACAAAGCTGTACATCAATCCATCTCGCAGCAATGCTCTTCAGGCTGAACGAGAGGAAAAGCCAAAAATGCCCTTTGAATCGGTTGTCTACATTCTTATTGAGTTGTTTCAGAGTTCCTTTGGCGTGGATGACATTACAGTACTGTAGTCTTTGGGGGAAGAAGAGATTATTTCCTTGATGCTGCTAACAAGATGCTTAGTTTCCTGTCCATGTGAAATAGGGTTCCTTGTGTAGGTCTGTGCAAATGTTCACAATTCCAGTATATCAATAGAAATTATGAGAGAAAATTACTTGAGCATGAAATGTGGAGACATAAGCAAAATTTTCAATTACCTCTGAAGACCACAGGTTATCATCTTTGCTACGTGGAATGATATGCACATGAGTCTGCAATAAAACCTCTATTAACAAAACTTGGTGCAGGCAGTACAGATAATAGTAACATGATATTTCTTCAAAGTCAGGTAGTGAAAAATAGCATGTCATATTACTCACATGAAAAATAACTTGTCCTGCCTTCTCTCCATTGTTGATTAGCACATTGAATGCATCTAAACAAAAAAGATACTATTAGGGAAAACTGAAGTAATATGGTCACCTAAAGTAGGTAACTACACATAATATAAGAAGATGAGTTCTATAATTCAAGCTCTTACACAATTATAAACTATAAAGTAAAGAATGGAATAAAATAACAGTATACTAGACACATCTATTGAAACCGAAATTCATGATTTTAGATGTATAACTTATTATGCACAGTGTGGAAGTGGGAATAAAATTGCAAAGTTAATAAGATTACTGCTATCAGCAGCTAAGTTTTTAACACCACGTATCAGTATTGATGCAAACAGCACATCAACCACATGCTTCATTACTGCTTCTATAAGATCTACATTGAGGTGAATGCCCAAAGGATTGAAGGAACCCTAACTTGTCCTTTTGCTACCCAAATGTCTTGTTTTCCTATACGCCATTTACGTAGATTATACAGCGTGTAAACTCTGCATGACTGTCATTCATGTTCACATAGGCTGATTACATGCCCGTTTAGTCCAATCAATTGGCTAAACGATGAGTGCCTGACTAGGCCATTTAAAATGTCTAGGTGAACACTGGCAAATGCTTTGTTATGCATTCTTAAGAACCCCAGATACCAGGCTGTGATTAACTCAATGCAAACCAATATAAGAAAAATACCTCTCAAGTTCTGAGCAGGGTCAACAAAGATACCAATGAAGAAATAATATTATAAGTTACTTAAACGGCATATGTATTCACATTTCTGGGGTATAGAATATTTTCCATGGTTGTTCATTTGCCTGAAGTACTACACGAGAAGACCAAAAAGATGTATAGTGAACAAAAGTTCTTATGTGTTTCCAGACTCTCAGACACTCAAACCTAATGTTGTCTGATGCACAAAAGAATGAAAAATGATTTTCTTGTGTGAAAAAATGTCAATGGGGTCATAGGATAAAAGAAATACCACATGAACATCAATATTTCATCAGAGAGTAGTAACTGAGCAGAAAACCCTATGCTGGTTAGTGAAGCTGCAGAAGTAGCAGATATATACCAGAAAACATTTTACTGTTGCATGCAGTTCAACCTCTAAAAGCATAAGCTGATGGTGAAGAGTGAGCAATTCACTTATATTTCAACACTCTACTATACATGGAGGCTCAGTCAAGCTTCAGATGTGTAATAGAAGCAAACAACCATTCTTCTATTCAATTGCACTAGCAAGGATTCGAACTCAACATCTATGGGCCTCATACCATATATTGGATTAAATGCACTAACCAATTCAAACTAAAAAGGGAAACATTGAGATAAAAGTAGCCAAAACAAAGTTGTTTTGTACAGAAGAATAATCACAATATACGAGAAAATGGAACACAGATACAAAAGTAATACTTACAGGATGTTGTTACTATCAGTTTTATGTACCTTACACAAGCAAACAGTCTTATAAGAGGATAGTGTTAATACTAGTTAATTATCCAAATAATTTACGGGGTGCAAAACAAGAAGCCTGTAAGTTATGATTTACCTACCACATTGAGTAGCCTTCATGATTGCAGTACCCAGGAGTGGCAATTTAGAGCAGATAGCTGCTAGTACCTGAATTTAAACAATCAAAGGTTAATCTACAGGACTTCCCTATAATGCAGTGCACTGAAGTAAACAAGCAACACATAATCTAATGAATTATAAATGCATATGTACTATGGAAATATTGTTTATGAAACATAAGTTTTACTATGTATCTTTGGTGACTGATGAACAAGAGGAAATATCTTCACAGAGCCATAAAAGCACAAGATAGTTTTTAGATTAGCAATGCAAGACAGTATAGAATTTATTTTCTTATTTAGACCTCTTTTGGAACGCAAGAATTTCACACAAATCATACATGAATCAGGCCATTTTCACAGGAAAATGCAGGAAACAGGAAAAATACCAGATTTCCAAAGGGGGCCTTTATAATGGCCGTGTGCCAatcgaaaaaaaaactaaatatgTAAAACTGGAGTGATACGGTGATAATTGACTGTCCAGAGCAGAAATAGAAAGAATAAAATATAAACTCCACATAATGTTTACAGTGGAATATAAATAACATGTGTACCCAGACAATTGCTTATCCAATCAACCACGTAACTATCAAGCTCTTCTGTTTTTTTATGACAACCAAACTTACAGTTGGTGGTGTTGTTTGCAGTGATGGGTAATGGCTTTTTGGAATGATAAGGGAATGCCTACAGAGGAAACAGAAAAATAAAGAACATTAATTGAGGGTAAAATGCATTAACATGTGATGATGTTACGAAGGGCATTACAACAATGCACTAAGCACATGAGCTAAGACCAAATAAGAGTAATAGATTGTTCAATTAAGAAATTATTCAGTAGTAAACTGACATGTGCACCAGCACCAGAAAACTATACTGCATGTCCTTAAGCTCTTACCGAATAGGAAATAAACATTGTTAACTAATAGGGCTTCACCAACCAAAAATTTGTTCATGTTGAACATCACTACTAAAAAGGTGCATTTTTGTAGTCAAGACTGATGTAATGCCAATTCCAACTCTAGACATATGCTTCTCCATATTATTCAGTTCAAAAGGACAGATACTTCCTTGAATTCGCTATAAATAATGATACAGGTGATACTCCCTTCATCCCAAAAAGGATGCAATTCTAGAATAGCGCtcagtcaaactatcttaagtttgactaaatttatatacaaAGATATTATCATTtttaataagtattattagatttgttatggaatattttcataatatacctaTTTGGAGTCTTAAATACTCAGTCAAACTTAAATTAGTTTGACTCTGACCAAAGCTAGAATTGCATCTGGGATGGAGATTGTATTTTACATTACAGCGACAACTGGATGGCCAGTGAGCCGACAAAGAGAAGACTACGTCACCAAAAGTAGAATCAATGTCAACGTGCATTGAAATGTTTATTACCCAGATAATGAGATAATAGAAAAAGTTTAGCCACCTAAAGAGCTGCAACTCAACTACCATTTTTTAAAGAGTGCCACTGGTAGTTGAGGACATATCTGGCCTGATCAATAATACCACAAGGCTATATAATGGCACTCAGAGGAACTCAGCATTGCAAATTCTAGCTTCATGAAAGAGGTAATCTACAGGAGTAACAATTGCACATATTTAAAAAGTACACATGCCATCTAGGTGCATAAATCACAATGTCAAATGGAGGGACCAGAGGTGCCATTTTGATTTTcttataaaaaaaaaacactcgaatgAAGACAAACGACAGCAGAGATGTCTAAATCCAATAGGGTGTCATTCCCAGTTCTTCAGTGTTCTACAATTTTACAGCTCAAGGGCAGAGAAGATTTGGTTTACATATGGCATCTGTGATTTATCCAAACCCTGAAAGGTCAAAACATTCAAGTCCAGATTCTAGCAGTAATGTTTCCTTTCACATTGGGCATTAATTATGTCATTGTCATCCATTCATTCTAGTGTGGAAACTTGAATATCCGACGGCCTATTGAATACTATTTAGAGTCAATTGCACAAACAAAAAGTCTAGATTACCCTTGTATCAAGCAAACCATCTCAACTTCTTCAGTGTGCCCAACATACTGACTTTTAGTACAGATTGTTTCAGACATTCTTTGCCAATTCACATTAATCGAACATAGCAAAAAAAGCAGCACAAACTTGATGCACACAAATAACAAAAAATTGCATGTTACTCAAATAAAATCAAGCGACCAGTGAAAATTCACGTCTCACACAAGTCACTATCTGTATGTTGTTTTAATCGTGGGTGACAAACTCAAGTAACTGAACGAAATTATTAAGCACATCAATGTGAGAAACGAAGTAATGATAGAGCTGACAAGTGAGAAGAGCGTTAAACCCTTACCCGCTTGTTAGAGGTTTAGCATCCAGGATGCACAAGCACATATCATCCTCGTAGAGCTGCAAAATGCAGCACACAACAATCCGAATTCATCAATAAACAGGCAACCAGTTCATCAACAACTGCCACACGAATCCATCGCGAGAGCAAATTTAAAACCCCCATAGTCCACGAAAGTGATGGAACAACCAGGACAAGTAGAGAACGCCTCGAGTAGCGACGCGATTACACGCAGAATGGTTGAACAAGCTGGGAGCAGGCGGCGCCAGCGTTGCATACTAACCTTGAAGGCCTGCGCGGTGCCCGCGACGATGTTGCAGAACACGCAGTGCCCGCCACCCGAGGACTcccccttctcctctcctcctgcGCAGGGCGACGTGGAGAGGCTCCCCTCCGTCTCGGCCTCCGCCGCGGCTGCGGTCCCGAGGCACTCGGCGCTGGCGACGCCGGGGATGGTGCGTGGAGGCTCGCAACACGGGTGGAAGTGGGACAGGAGCACGGCGAGGCGCCGCTCCGGCGATCCCGACGGCCGCGGCATCTGGGTGAGGAGGGGGTGGTGGCtggcgggcggcgcggcgcggggcttTGGAGTTCGGGCACGGTGGCGTGGGGTGGGAGGGAGAGCAAGAGGACAAATGGAAGGAGTGGGAAGACGGGATGAGAGAGAGGGTTATGCCGTTGTCGACTGTGGGTCAGTGGTCACTAGTTTGTGTGGTCGCTGCGTTTTATCCGGAGATGTGGGACCCCTGAGTTTTGTGTCCCTGCTATGTGGGGTAGAATGATCGATGGGCCCACGTGACGGTGTGCGTGGACGGGAATGTGGACGGCGATGGTGAGCGGGCCCGATCAGCGTAACACACTCGAGATAAGTGGGGCCGAGGTGTATGTGGTTTAGGGTATAATTGGTCGTTTACCTAGCCTGTACGGTCCTTGAGCGAGGTTAATAATACAGGTCTCGTTCGCTTCTCTTGTAATCCatattttttagcttgtttttttagtcgaaatagtatttttctcttgtaacaaatcagccgaaacaatatttcggcttgttttttcagcgaggCTATATGGATCTTATATAGTAATTAGTTTACTTATAGCTTATCCTCTCCCCTCATAGAACTAGAAGAACACCTCATGCGTTGCTGCGGGAACTACTGATTTGGAATGAAATTTAAGAACTACTGATTTGGAATGAAATTTAACTATTCATACAATTCTTACGAAGAGATTAACTATTATAAAAGAATGTTAGTGAATAGCATGGCACGCTGATGTGGACAACTAAATGTATGTTAGTGGATGATGTGTCTCGCTAACCGATATTATAATTGCTTGTGCTAATGAATTTTAATTGCAAGTGATAGTGGACTGCTGAGATGGACACCTTGCATGTCAAGAGAAATTGCTAGTGTGGTTTTGCTTTTATAAGAGTATAGGATTTCTTAGTTCCTATGTTTTAGCTAGTTGTAAACTTACAGCACATCTTTCTTCACTCTCCTCCTTTTGGTCTCCACCTCAACATACACCATGCTAATAGCCTCCTATTATACTTGCTTTTATGCAGTGGATTTTTTATCCGTGTTTGGTTGTTTGCAAAGTTCTTATGCAAAGCTTGCACAATTCTAAAAACAGGCCAATAAAGCATTAGCTAGTATGTTTGGATATTAAGCAATACATATTTGTAAGATGATGGACACACAAAATTAAATATTCTCATGCCCTTTATCTTTATTAGAAACATGAGATCTCTAGTAGAACATATAGGTTGACTATATGCAAATAAACAAACACAATTTTATTGAATGCACCTTACTTATAAAAAACAACCAAATATCAAGACAATGCATGTGTTTATGTTGGCTTAGATTATGCTACATAATACCTAATACAAGCTAAGCCTAATACAGATAACCAATCAGACCCTAAAGAATGTGAAGAGCATGTGGCAGAATCGCTCGAAATAACACTGTtttcggaggcgctcatcttccactagacactaagcaccttgaaAGTGAGCCACATCggtcagttccgtcgagcacaccctaagggagaactcgaaacaatccatgttttacatctagaatccaataatgagtacaagcttacaatacttagtccatttcatacaacaagagttcttgaaaattatttattacaataccagagttcagagtgcgataactAAATAgtagaatgaaaataaacatctaccagaaacgatacaaggatccatctgtgcccacaagaagaatcctccatacaagagctactcctcaagctacacctgcaacaggggtaaataaaccctgagtatacaatgtactcgcaagacttattcgactagtagaaatagtttctcgactctcaaggatatgataggcaatatgggtttgctatttCCTTTTTGTTTggggaaagcattactaatagttcatccttacaatcAAGTTTTATTAACAATCATGactacttcattagctaaccattctaggtaagcacgtgttttactttcaagcaagggttgagcaatcagaaccatttcaccatctttcatcttctagttcttactacggtgctagaccatagccaagtcataccgtctcacagaaatggcgattcgcgaaccaatgtatcctagctgggtaccccaaaatacatgtcccgtttgtaccccaggcataaacaagaccaacctattccactcctatcacgaggtctaggtccccatccaaacttggagtccaagcccctacacttgagacctagtctcaatatagtgcttagacctccaccttttcctgcctcgaatcagtcggtccggaaagagtcggaacccacgacaagagcgtaacgagccttcctgccccataagcaagtatgtgctcaggataataagtttgtgacttgaCTACTATCCACAataatggacggtccttaatcgacatgaatagggaaaatagtataatcaagctaagccccgttggccgtaggacacaacctgttacacccaccaatacccataccatatccctgtccggtctctatttttctttcactctttttatcatgagagtaattataataatcatctattgtgagtaacggcatgttactcacgctatcgaaaacctaagcatagcagctactcgaacctacactagtaggactcttaggacatgtatatctatgcatgtggtttttatAAAAttcatgtaacgtaaatgcacgtcacatatatatattcagtgattataaaaaataagggttatgcaccgaggtttGCCTTGGACAGGCACGGTGTTAGCTGAGTCAGttagtggtggctctaggacctcctcctatatgagaatctcctcctcgtactcctcaacaatcttctcgaactcgtgatcatcggtggtcatgatctccgccaactcattctctacatgcatgcgatgatgatacaacacttagcatttaggacAACCggaactcttaaactaagaatacgcatactaagctactaagctagctctaattactaaggcactaagctaactatcatctttaccaagcaaagtgttgggttcaactaacaaactcttagcttggcaaattaaggatatatctttattggtactagtgatttaatgtatattgaaacaaagagcatttaactaccctaatgcttagtctattctaaggctacaaaaattacagtgagcacataataatataataaagctaccataaaaattttaggactaaagctatcaccaatttaccacaaaattttcctacaatatttaacctaataatattgagcactctcaaatgatttagtagctcctagtatcaacatatatatatatatatatatatgaattaaatacactaacagatagagcacaattttagaaacctaataaaatttgtttcacaatttttggatgccTACACGATTTTATATTAATTGACGAAGATcaactcagaaattaaattagaaaactatttttaattccttatgaaaaagaaaaacgaattcTCCCGCGCGGCCCACACAACACAGCGTGCACGCATAGCGGCCCACGTGGAGACGGCCCGCGCCGGGGAAAGCCCGCTCGCGTTGGTGATTTAGCAAAAGAGATATCGAACTTCTCCTAAATTACAACTAAGTGCTAACACTATTTCTCCATCTttcaaaccttctcacttaaccccctagttTTCCTGGAATTCCCTCGCACACCCAGCGACCCAGCGCACGACGACGCGATGGTCGGTGACACAGCGCGGCTGCGCCGGCCACTAGGGACCTACGACAGACCACCTAACAGGCCGGTCACCATCTTTGACCCAAGCGGCTACACTAAGCGACGGTACAGGGTGACATGACTGGCTAGGGAAGGTTGTAGTGGCGCGCGTCCATCCACGATGGCGGCATCACTACCGGTGAACTAGGGTAGCTACAAGCCTAATTAGTTAGCGtatgagcatcaggaggctaccacGGACTAGGCCAAGATGACGGTTGAGACAAAGGATGACGGAGGAAGGCTGGCCACGTGTGGGCAACCCGTGCGGTGATGCACCACGGTGGCACGGTCGCGTTAGCAACGACGGGGAGGCAGTAGCGGTTCCGCTGACGTGCGCAAGGTGAAGAGGGAGGCAAGGCAAAGCTAGTGGTGCAAGTGAATTGGCTCAGGAGGGACGATAAGAGGGCTGCCCACATTCACGCTCGGACACGGCCTTATCGGCATGGCGACagggaaactccaaaattggagcttggcagtgcCTTCTTCATGGCTGGGTGGGGTCGGGTAGCGAGAGCACCTTATGGTGAAGATGTGGGTgcgctgaattgaatggaggtgatcactCGATGGCCAATTGATGGCACGGCTTGACAGCAGTAGCAGAGAGAGAGATGGTGGGGTATGGCCGATGGCTCGGCATGTGCGCGCCTTGGTAGGATGTGGTTGATGAGACCATGGAGACCCATGTCTAGGCACTAGCAGACAGGCGCGCATTCGGACCGACGTGGCCCGTGCGCCGCAGTGCCATCAATGATAAGGCAACGGCATGCCCGACCACGTGCACGCGGCAGAGGTGGCATCGCACTAGGCCGGCAGCGGCGTAGAGATATAGAGGGAGGCATGGACATGATAGCGAGGCGATGGCACCGACAGCGGCTACGTCGTGGCGTGGGGCGGGTCTGTAGTGTGGCAGCGCAGTGGGGCCGACGGTAGCACCGCCTGGCtgcgcaagcagcagcagcggctccgcATGCTAGGAGCCAGTGATGGCCTAGCCACAGCCAGGCCAGAGTAGCCGTGGCTGGCCACGCATGGCAGCACACGCGTGTGGGACCGCTAGCATGGTGACCGTGCCCACGTGGCCAACCAGCCTAAGATCGTGTCGTGCATGAAGTTTAAAGcacctataaaaactaaacggttgcttctggaccttaaccatcttcaccatgctcaagatgacatatgaggctaccaacccgagctaaaacatAACACCTTTTCTTAACCTAATTTcgcaaaataaattgccaaacatggcattgtctagcCGTGTATACACTTAAAAAATCTTCCAAGTctatgagctgaatttgatttcaagttaCATT
The sequence above is drawn from the Miscanthus floridulus cultivar M001 chromosome 15, ASM1932011v1, whole genome shotgun sequence genome and encodes:
- the LOC136508598 gene encoding adenylylsulfatase HINT3-like isoform X1 produces the protein MPRPSGSPERRLAVLLSHFHPCCEPPRTIPGVASAECLGTAAAAEAETEGSLSTSPCAGGEEKGESSGGGHCVFCNIVAGTAQAFKLYEDDMCLCILDAKPLTSGHSLIIPKSHYPSLQTTPPTVLAAICSKLPLLGTAIMKATQCDAFNVLINNGEKAGQVIFHTHVHIIPRSKDDNLWSSETYTRNPISHGQETKHLVSSIKEIISSSPKDYSTVMSSTPKEL
- the LOC136508598 gene encoding adenylylsulfatase HINT3-like isoform X2; this translates as MPRPSGSPERRLAVLLSHFHPCCEPPRTIPGVASAECLGTAAAAEAETEGSLSTSPCAGGEEKGESSGGGHCVFCNIVAGTAQAFKLYEDDMCLCILDAKPLTSGHSLIIPKSHYPSLQTTPPTVLAAICSKLPLLGTAIMKATQCDAFNVLINNGEKAGQVIFHTHVHIIPRSKDDNLWSSEETKHLVSSIKEIISSSPKDYSTVMSSTPKEL